The Bacillota bacterium genome includes a window with the following:
- the nrdR gene encoding transcriptional regulator NrdR, whose protein sequence is MRCPFCLHNESKVLDSRATEEGASIRRRRECTSCRRRFTTYERLDEIPFMVVKKDGRREPFNRNKILTGVLRACEKRPISIDEIEKMIDQIEREVRNNTEREISSEQVGELVMERLKDLDEVAYVRFASVYRQFKDINSFLNELQQLLKGE, encoded by the coding sequence ATGCGCTGTCCTTTTTGTCTTCATAACGAAAGTAAAGTTTTAGATTCGCGCGCGACGGAAGAAGGCGCTTCAATCCGCCGCAGACGGGAGTGCACCAGCTGTCGGCGCAGGTTTACAACCTATGAACGCTTGGATGAGATCCCATTTATGGTTGTCAAAAAAGATGGAAGAAGAGAGCCCTTTAACCGCAATAAAATCCTTACTGGTGTGTTAAGAGCCTGTGAAAAGCGCCCCATTTCCATTGATGAAATTGAGAAGATGATTGACCAGATCGAGAGAGAGGTCCGCAATAACACGGAGCGGGAGATCTCGTCCGAGCAAGTTGGTGAGCTGGTTATGGAACGGCTCAAGGATTTAGACGAAGTTGCTTATGTGAGATTTGCATCAGTTTACCGGCAGTTTAAGGACATAAATAGTTTTCTCAATGAACTGCAGCAGCTCCTGAAAGGAGAATGA
- the pgeF gene encoding peptidoglycan editing factor PgeF yields MWHVTRLGESAFWQVDAWKEYEWLCHGFTTRDWGNLALHVDDEPELVVENRKELGLMLGFSVENWVTGNQVHQTRIAWVQAEHRGRGALEMSDALPDTDGMITDVPGILLATFYADCIPLLFVVPERKIVATAHAGWRGTCAEIAVQVIEKLGADFQVEPRQIQAAIGPGIGSCCYQVGENVASQFPEDVRIEREDGVYIDLAAANELQLQECGIDKNKIYTAEVCTNCNQQFYSYRREGIKAGRMAAVIGINRMQK; encoded by the coding sequence ATGTGGCACGTGACTCGGTTAGGTGAGTCGGCATTTTGGCAGGTAGATGCTTGGAAGGAGTATGAATGGCTCTGCCATGGTTTTACCACGAGAGATTGGGGCAATCTCGCGCTGCATGTAGATGATGAACCTGAGCTGGTTGTGGAAAACCGCAAGGAACTGGGCTTGATGCTTGGCTTTTCGGTTGAGAACTGGGTTACTGGAAATCAAGTTCACCAAACACGGATTGCGTGGGTACAAGCCGAGCATCGAGGGCGAGGGGCTTTGGAGATGTCCGACGCTCTGCCTGATACCGATGGGATGATCACTGATGTTCCCGGAATTTTATTGGCTACTTTCTACGCGGACTGTATTCCGCTTTTATTTGTGGTTCCAGAAAGAAAAATTGTCGCAACCGCCCATGCTGGCTGGAGGGGAACGTGTGCCGAGATCGCAGTTCAGGTGATTGAGAAGTTAGGAGCTGACTTTCAGGTTGAACCAAGGCAAATTCAAGCTGCCATTGGTCCCGGTATCGGCAGCTGCTGCTATCAGGTTGGCGAAAATGTTGCTTCCCAGTTCCCTGAGGATGTTCGCATTGAGCGGGAAGATGGCGTCTACATAGATCTAGCTGCGGCAAACGAGCTTCAACTGCAGGAGTGTGGTATCGACAAGAACAAGATCTATACCGCCGAAGTATGTACTAACTGCAATCAGCAGTTTTATTCGTACCGCCGGGAAGGGATCAAGGCGGGCAGAATGGCGGCTGTAATAGGGATAAATCGGATGCAGAAGTAA
- a CDS encoding YlmC/YmxH family sporulation protein, with the protein MFIKTSELRRLDVINLADGRILGNVCDVDLDPDTGEVRYLVLDRPEFGFFRLFRRDDLEIPWRDVVLVGIDVVIVRSKLETSSKYRAWQRQ; encoded by the coding sequence ATGTTTATTAAAACGAGTGAACTGCGCCGGCTTGATGTGATCAATCTTGCGGATGGTCGGATTTTAGGAAATGTGTGCGATGTGGACTTAGATCCTGATACTGGTGAAGTGCGCTATCTAGTTTTGGACAGACCTGAGTTTGGCTTCTTCCGCTTGTTTAGGCGGGATGACTTAGAAATTCCATGGCGAGATGTAGTATTGGTAGGAATCGATGTCGTGATCGTGCGGTCAAAATTAGAAACGTCATCGAAATATCGAGCGTGGCAGAGACAGTAG
- a CDS encoding DNA translocase FtsK, translating into MRWLSLKPINSRRREIFGILLFSFAVFSLISLYVEPTSWVGWFGEGLRSLLQKLFGEVSFLFSFIVLVIAVKLFRGTLLPIKIRKVIGWLLLLSCLTALLHLTAVYQGRGYQLPPSMAEELKYADGVGAGQAGAVFMVLFLSAFGIPGTYIMLGGLSLIGIILVFNISFISLFSAVFAFIGKLVNDGFSAVVDLFNTLKHKLQVAKEKRALARLEALANAPAEPQSEASQPAPSSKPHSANAKKPRQAKKKRTKTAESASETEEDVTAVLEPELPTASESGAEQSEDEPEFMPAAAPQRAYRLPPVYLLKKAARSTKRGVSENKQQLLEETFTSFGIDARVVNICQGPVVTRYELQIGPGIKVSRITSLADDIALALAATDVRIEAPVPGKSVVGIEVPNDETQPVLLREVVEHPDFSNHQSKVALALGKDIAGNPVVGDLRKWLHLLIAGATGSGKSVCLNTIIISLLYRATPDEVKLMLVDPKRVELSNYDGVPHLISPVITDPKKAAAALRWAVAEMERRYKLFADHQVRNIEAYYQLLASKADDSDPESQLEFLPYIVVIIDELADLMMVAAADVEEAICRLAQMARAAGMYLIIATQRPSVDVITGLIKANVPSRIAFAVSSQVDSRTILDMGGAERLIGKGDMLYYPLGANKPTRAQGAFISDKEVEAVVEFWKKQGEPEYREDVVDEKPTLFSPEEDHDELLEDAIRLVVETGQASISMLQRRFRIGYSRAARLIDMMEVRSIVGPHQGSKPREVLVDRDSLDL; encoded by the coding sequence ATGAGGTGGTTGTCCTTGAAACCAATTAATTCCAGACGGCGTGAAATTTTTGGCATTTTGCTGTTTTCCTTCGCTGTTTTTTCGCTGATTTCTTTATATGTGGAGCCAACCAGTTGGGTTGGCTGGTTCGGTGAGGGGCTTCGCAGCTTGCTGCAGAAACTATTCGGAGAGGTCTCTTTTCTTTTCAGTTTTATTGTGCTGGTTATAGCTGTTAAGCTGTTTCGAGGGACTCTACTGCCAATTAAAATCCGCAAGGTTATCGGATGGCTGCTGCTGTTGAGCTGTTTAACCGCTTTGCTGCATTTAACTGCCGTTTACCAAGGTCGGGGCTATCAGCTGCCTCCATCAATGGCTGAGGAGCTTAAGTATGCTGATGGAGTCGGGGCGGGTCAAGCGGGAGCAGTGTTCATGGTTCTCTTTCTATCTGCTTTTGGCATTCCCGGAACCTATATCATGCTGGGCGGATTATCTTTAATCGGCATTATTTTGGTCTTTAATATCTCGTTTATCAGTCTGTTCAGCGCTGTTTTCGCTTTTATCGGCAAGTTGGTTAATGATGGTTTCAGCGCCGTTGTGGATCTATTTAATACACTTAAACATAAACTGCAAGTAGCAAAGGAAAAGCGCGCTTTGGCCCGCTTGGAGGCACTGGCCAATGCTCCTGCCGAGCCTCAATCTGAAGCATCCCAGCCAGCGCCGTCGTCAAAGCCACACTCTGCAAACGCTAAAAAGCCCAGACAGGCCAAGAAAAAGCGTACTAAAACTGCTGAATCAGCTTCTGAAACTGAAGAAGATGTTACTGCAGTGTTGGAACCAGAATTACCGACTGCTTCAGAATCAGGAGCAGAACAGAGTGAAGATGAGCCGGAGTTTATGCCCGCAGCTGCGCCCCAGCGAGCTTACCGACTGCCGCCAGTTTATTTGCTGAAAAAAGCTGCTCGGAGCACCAAACGGGGTGTTAGTGAAAATAAGCAGCAGTTGTTAGAAGAAACGTTTACCAGCTTCGGTATCGATGCTAGAGTAGTTAACATCTGCCAGGGGCCGGTGGTTACCCGCTATGAGCTGCAGATCGGTCCGGGTATAAAAGTGAGCAGAATCACCAGTTTAGCTGATGATATTGCCCTGGCGCTTGCAGCTACTGATGTGAGAATTGAAGCACCTGTACCCGGCAAGTCAGTGGTGGGAATTGAGGTTCCTAACGATGAGACGCAGCCGGTACTGCTGAGGGAAGTCGTTGAGCATCCTGATTTCAGCAATCATCAATCAAAAGTGGCGCTGGCTTTAGGAAAAGATATTGCCGGAAATCCGGTGGTAGGCGATCTCCGCAAATGGCTGCATTTATTAATAGCGGGGGCTACTGGATCAGGCAAGAGCGTGTGTTTAAACACAATCATTATCAGTTTGCTGTATCGAGCTACCCCTGATGAAGTTAAACTAATGCTGGTTGATCCCAAGCGGGTTGAGCTGTCTAATTATGACGGGGTGCCCCATCTAATATCCCCAGTTATTACTGATCCAAAAAAAGCTGCCGCAGCCCTAAGGTGGGCGGTAGCGGAGATGGAAAGGCGCTACAAACTCTTTGCGGATCATCAAGTGCGGAATATAGAGGCATATTATCAGCTTCTGGCTTCCAAGGCTGATGACAGTGATCCAGAATCCCAATTGGAGTTTCTACCCTACATAGTAGTAATTATTGATGAGCTGGCTGATCTAATGATGGTGGCAGCAGCAGATGTTGAAGAAGCCATCTGCCGCCTGGCACAGATGGCTCGCGCAGCTGGTATGTACCTGATAATTGCTACCCAGCGACCATCTGTTGATGTAATTACCGGTTTGATTAAGGCTAATGTGCCTTCGCGGATCGCATTCGCCGTCTCATCGCAGGTAGATTCCCGCACAATTCTTGACATGGGCGGTGCGGAGCGATTAATCGGCAAGGGAGATATGCTGTATTACCCGCTGGGGGCAAATAAACCGACCCGAGCGCAGGGAGCATTCATTTCCGACAAAGAGGTTGAAGCGGTAGTTGAGTTTTGGAAGAAGCAGGGTGAGCCGGAGTACCGCGAAGATGTTGTCGACGAAAAACCGACTTTATTTTCTCCAGAAGAAGATCATGATGAGCTGCTGGAGGACGCGATTCGATTGGTTGTTGAAACTGGACAGGCTTCCATTTCAATGCTTCAGAGGCGCTTCCGCATTGGCTACAGCCGCGCAGCCCGCTTGATTGACATGATGGAAGTTCGTTCAATTGTTGGCCCGCATCAGGGAAGCAAACCCAGGGAAGTTTTAGTTGACCGAGACAGCTTAGATCTATGA